One Hypomesus transpacificus isolate Combined female chromosome 21, fHypTra1, whole genome shotgun sequence genomic window, CCCAGAATGGTAAAAGTACAGACCATTCTAACTGTAACAGTACACcagaacacaacaacacagacaggatATAATACTTGAGGTAAAGCCCTCACCATAGCCTTGGTGCAGGCAGTAAGAGTAAACCATTAGGCTAGTATTTCAACTTAGTAGTGGAAGGTGGGGGCAAGGCAATATATTTATACCAATTCAATAGCACGccattttgaaaaagtaaataCTTTTAGGAATCATGACAGGCTGAAATCCGTTCAATAGTTCATAAACATAGCAACAAAGTCATCGTAAAAATAATTACAATTGATATGTGGACATTTTGTTCATGGGCATTCAAGTTTAGAAAACATGGGCCAGATTTGGCATGGAATATTTATTTAACTTAATTCAAAGTGTTGTAGTGGTTTTCATAATAAAAGTCCTTCTTGGAAGGAAAAAGTGATGGAATGGATTCTCATGTTCTTACAAAATAACAGGCCATTcttattgtagctacagtagaGCTATGCACCCTAAAATAGGATAGCAGCAGTTTTGTTTTTATGAGCTTCATGTTCAAATCATTGGTCCCAATATTGTAGTTAAAAGTTTGAACATGCTCAAATCTACTTTGGATTAAAAAAGGCAGTCCTTTCCCAATATTAAGATCTCAAACAATAATTCTATGGTTTCAGAACTTTTCGCATCCATTCAAATCTATTCGAGTTCTACAGCGCTCACTCTTACTCTGTGGTTTACACGTGGGTGGAAGAGTCAGGGGGAGGTTGCACCAGGAACAGCCCAGAGTTGTAGGGGTAGGTGGGGGATGGTAGTGTGTAGTTGGGGCTGTGCCTgtctgggtgggagggggcGCGAGGCCGGGACTGAGAACGGACCTGGGCCCTCTGGGCTTGACACAACTTCTGGATGAGGAAACGCTTGTCTCGACCCTCCTGGAGAACAGAGAAACACACGTTAACCCTCTCTCTTAAACTCCTGGACGTCATACCGGTCCCAAAGGTCGAGCCCCGTTGTCCATTAAATGTCACCGGTATACTTGTCAAGTGAATGGCTTTACGGTAAATACGATGAATGTTCAATAAATCTTTGTATTTGAGGAATAACATTTTTGGGAAACACAAAACTGTTGTACTGTACTAGATGTGATGCTAGAGACATACAAGCTTGGTTTCTAATCACATAATGTGATCTTGAACTGCTGGGACCCCTCAAGCAGAGCTGTTTGATTGTACAATGCCCGTTGGTCAAAGTAAGACGTGAAAGAGGCTCCTTACTTCCACCAATCCAAAACTAGATAACCGGCAATATCAAGTCGTAGACAAAAACATCCTTCTCAGATACTTCACAAATTCATGTCATAAAAGACAGCACTATTTGACAGAAAGCTCATTTTGTTTATGGATATACTGAATATTCCCCTGAAAACTACCCTGAATACCTAAAAAATAGAATTCTGAAGCCTTGTGCATCAAATTAGAAGCAACCAAACTGCAGAGTTTCTCAGGTGTACTCACCAtttccagctgctctctcaacTGGTTAATGACTCTCTTGTGGGCGCCGGCTAACGCGATAACATAAAACAtggccaggctgcagagacacagacaggaattAATGACAAAAACACACTAACGCGACACGCAGGGATCGCTAGTTACATCTTAGTGTGACCAATGGAGCACAACATACAGCATAACGTGTAACATCATATTAAGGTTAGTTAGttaggtaaccctaaccctgcatatAAACAGGAGTAAAAACTGTACTCCGTACTATATAAtcgacctgccccccccccctacatttaaaaaataaataaacaaaacacacaggctaggctaggctatctTTTTCATACGCACCACGTGATGACGAAGAGGGACACGGCGGAGGCCTCGGAGGAGAGCGCGAGGAGGACGGAGCGAGCCTGGGAGGGCAGCTGGGCCACGGTGCGGGGGAGGGCCTCCCAGGAGGTGGTGTAGTTAACGAAGGGACCGCACGCCTGCGAGCAGCTGATCctgagggggcggaggagacGTTAGCTCCGTTAGCTTTGTTGCTGCAAAGGGTGCGTGTTTGAGCTCTGGTATCATGACTGGAAGTTCCGGGGGCACGCCCCTTTAAAACGGCATCTCGTTTCGAGCGGTGAACACACGCGCAGGTGGTGACATCGCAGCTATGGCCGCGTACTCACTGGGCGATGCTGACGGCGACGGGGACGCAAGCCAGAGCTAAGCCAATCAGAAGTACAGCCAGGAAGAAGAAGTTGGAGCTGGAGGCCCTGAATGGCCGGGTGGCTGGACGACAGTTGTTGACCAGGGACACCTGGGGGAGTCGCACCCACACAGGGAGCAGCAGGCGTGAGTAACACGATGGGTTGGATCATGTGAACGTGACTCTTCAGTCACTTCACATGGCCCAGGCtacaatatacagtactgtgccaAAGTGTTAGGCAAACATACAAAAATGCTTGAAGGAAAAATTCAAAGACTAAAACTAAAATGTTCTCAACGttgcacttttatactgccGCACAAATACGGAAGAGACAAATAGAAATATTCAAAACAATATTGTACTGTTTGTAAACATACATATAGAATATATACCCCTGAGGTTAAGACAAGACTATATCACCATTTTAGACCATCTTTGATAGGGAACTTGAATGGCTAAGGTTCAGAGGTGAATAGCTAGCAAACACCCTGCTATTCTATACAGTAAATGAGATAAAGACAAACAAGATGGGaaaactgacacacaaacaggtgGCGGTTCAACTCTTTCCCCAGGCTTGAACTCCTCTTTATGCAACTGGCCAGTAGAAACCCTCTGTCTTCCCTGGCAGCTGTGAACGCTCGATTTTTACCTTCTTGATGTAGAAGATGATGAAGTACTTGATGATGCAGATGGCGGGCAGCAGGGGGCAATAGAAGGCGCCGATCCAGCAGATGGTCTGGCCGTAGACGATCTCCAGCACGTTCTGGGGGATGGCGAACTCCTGCTGGCCCCACCACTTGGCCAGGCCGCAGTCACAGTAGTTTACCATCAgcctgtgggagggagggatggatgggggaggggggggttaggtTGGTGGGGGAACAGATAGGGGGAGGtcaatttggggggggggggcggttagGTTCGATGGGGGGATAGATAGAGGTCaaattgaggggggggggtaaggttGATAGGTAAacagatagggggggggggggggttaagagaCATAGGAGGGAAGGACAAGGGAGGGAAACAAATGAGAAATAAGACAGTTATGCTGGATTTTGGTTCTCTGTACAGTCTGTCGAAGTAGCAGTGGTAAATGCACGGTGGTCGGACAGGTTACGGAAGAAAGATTTCCTTTAACTGTGGACTGGGCGTGTACGACACTGATCCCTCCAAAGCTGTATCCAGGACACAGTGCTTCTACCGTGACTGTCTAACATGCGATGGCGTGAAACGTACTTCCGGGGGAACTCCACGAAGAGAGTCACGGCGGCGATAATGATGAAGTCGAAGATCGTGAGCTTGTACATTTCCTGGCCCACGCGGGTCTCCCAGCACTGTGCAGAAAGATGAGCACAGAATCAAACCAATTCCAATCAATTCAAATCTTTCAACCTTTAGCTAACCCTGACGCAAACCACAAACCGTACAGTATGCTCGTTTGCTAGATCATTCACAGGTGGGGAATAAACGCCTGCAGCTCGTTGGGCTGTACTCACAGAGTAGAGGACGTGGTTGTAGCCACACACGCAGGGCTGCTCCTTACAGGTGGTGAtctgagaccagagagagaacagcagcACCCCAATACTGGCCAgacgcatgaacacacacctgggggggggggggggggggggggggggggggggggggggagagagagagagagagagcgcaatgagagaaatagagggataCGTTTAAATGACCTGGTACACGTTCAAGTGACTCGATTTAGGATAACAAACAATCCCTTCTGGATCACCTCGGCAAATTCGGAGGTGAATCAGAAACACCTCAAACGGTTCGACCCTCTTTACAAGGCGTGTACCTCATGAGGGTGAAGCGGATCTCAAAGGCGGGGGAGTAGTCCTCGTAGTTGAtgatgaaggagaagaggaggggggtgatgaAGTTGGCCAGGGTGATGACAATGGACGGAAGGTACTCGTAGATCAGGTCCAGCAGGAAGTTCACCTGGCGAACGCCACGGAAAACCAAAGCTTGCATACGTCACTGGGATGGGCTTTGTGCAGAGCAAAGTTACTACTGTAATAGGGTGTAAAACTGTGCAGTAGAATGTTACCTCTTTATGAAATATACTCAGCCATTTAGATGAACCAAATCAGAAACTAAAATAAAGTTTGGGAACCACTCAATATATAGTAGTTATTGAATAGATTTGGGTTTTCACTTAACTTACAACTGTTTttcagtgttttgtttttcttcagtTAGTCAGTATTTTCAGAAAATGTTGAAAAACATTTCACATAAAAAAGCTTCAGTTTACAATAACTGACGACAAGGAATAGAAACCCCTCTGAACTCAGCAACAATCTGTAAACCTTCCCCTAACATTCATCGTATTGTTTTGTAAACCCCAACAACCAGTGCCTAGCATTCTCCAACACTTTCGAATAGCCCCAGGATGGATGATCTACCAACCTTGGTGACCTGGACTGTCTGGGAGAACACGGTGGCCCTGTAGATGCTGTAAAAACAGGCGGCCAGGACAGCCACCACAAACAGGTTGAGGATCAGTCGGATCAGGTAGATCCTGCACCGCTGGCCTCGCGTGCGGTCGGCGATCTTCTGCTTGatccgctcctcctccaggtcagtCTGGTAAAAAGAGTGACGTGAAGAAAATAGAACGTGCTACTGTTACGTGCTGCTGTGGTCGCTTGCCGGACAGAGGCGCGAGCGTGACATCATTTAATGTAACCTTGACCTCGGAAAAAGCTGGGGGGGAAATCGAtaagaaagcacaacatatGAATCCCCGAGCACTGAGTGCAAAGAGGCATCGCCGGGTTGCTTGCACGAGATATTTAGCAGGCGCAGGCAGAGCAAACTTGTCGAAACCCGCATTCTCACTTGGGATAGAAGCCATCCCTCAGTGCAGTGAAAGCAAACACCTGCAGTCCTGAACAGACTCTCTCTCCCATCGATAGCGGCCCCTTCGCCTCACCTCGAGGCCCCCTCGCCTCACCTTGAGGCCCCCTTTGCCTCACCTTGAGGCCCCCTCGCCTCACCTCAAGGCCCCCCTCGCCTCACCTTGACGCCCCCTCGCCTCACCTCGAGGCCCCCCTCGCCTCACCTCGAGGCCCCCTCGCCTCACTTCGAGGCCCCCCTAGCCCCACCTTGAGGCCCCCCTAGCCTCACCTTGAGGCCCCCTCGCCTCACCTTGAGGCCCCGCTCACCTCACCTTGTGGCCCCCTCGCCTCACCTTGAGGCACCCTCGCCTCACCTTGAGGCCCCGCTCACCTCACCTTGAGGCCCCCCTCGCATCACCTTGAGGCCCCGCTCACCTCACCTTGTGGCCCCCTCGCCTCACCTTGAGACCCCCTCGCCTCACCTTTAGGCCCCGCTCACCTCACCTTGAGGCCCCCCTCGCCTCACCTTGAGGCCCCCTCGCCCCACCTTAAGGCCCCCTCGCCTCACCTTGAGGCCCCCGCTCGCCTCACCTTGAGGCCCCCTCGCCTCACCTTGAGGCCCCACTCGCCTCACCTCGAGGCCCCCTCGCCTCACCTCGAGGCCCCCTCGCCTCACCTTGAGCTCGTACAGCAGGCTGCTCCGCTTCAGCCTGGCCGCGTTCTCGTTGGTGATGCAGAAGTCCCAGCCGGCAAAGATCTTGTTGCAGAAGCTCTGGAAGCGGTCCTCGTCCTGCACCAGGTTACGCTTGAACCCCGTGGCAGACCTGGGAGAAACAAATCATTCAAATGCACAGTGGGTCAATATCAATAATTAGGATATCTGAATTGACTGTTGATTTGTAACTGTGCATTCATTATTTGTACCTAGTCTGGAaaaatgtgatttttttttttttttgagatcAGAATGAATTAAGACCAATGCATTACTGTACTTGGGAAGGATATTGTGAGTAGTACTGTAACCTTGGCTGAAAATAGACTAATTCAGCCCCAAAAGAACAGCCCTTTTGTAGATGCTGGTGACGGTACCTTTTCACGATCCATATGAGACTGAGGAAGAGGTAGGCTATGGTGACCAGTAGGTAGGCTAGAGGAAGGTTGTAACTGAACCCAGGGAAGTGGATGGCATCCACCCGGTAGTAGCCATAGAACAGGTAGGTCTGCTCCAGAAAACCCTGTGGGTCACAGTCCAGAGAACTCACTTACACCAGGTCCATTAAAGAATATTTTCGGTTTCCCATCATCCCACACTTTAAAGATACCTCACATCCATAAAGCTCAGTGTTCAGAACACAGTATACATAAGAAGTATTAGCGTCATGTCTCTGCTTTCAAAATAAGAGTTTTATATCAGCAGTGAACACTCATGAAGGCAGAATGTTCGGGGAGAACAGGCGACATACCCCTCCGGAGAGTAAGTCAGTGATGTGTTGGTGAAAGACCACCAGGCCTCGACGTGAGCTGCTGGGGTAGACACTGCACACGCTGCCTGTGGAGCACAGCCACAGACCACCCCGTACGTTAGCTCAGCACAGGCTAGCCTGTGCTCATTAGAAATGGTGGAAGCACTCTGTTTAATAGCTTATCTGGGGGCTAATTAGATCagaaaaaatacacacaaaaaattcTACGACGTAAAATGACTCCTCAGATAACATTGATGGTCTGATAtgaatgtgtttacatttattcatgtcCATACTCCTACTGTATCTGTTCTGTTGGACTGTGAGAAATAAGAACCAGGTTTTGTAGTGCATTTCTCCTGCTATAAACTGGCACGTGCTGAATTATACCGGTATAAACTGGTTCGGAATCTATGTTGCGTTACCATCCGCCTGGTTATAGGTGGCGTTCCCTGAGGCGTGGGGGGCGATGATGATGGGCAGCATGACGAAGCTGAacatgaggaggaagatgacgaAGTTCAGCAGGACCAGGTAGCGCAGGAAGGAGAAGTAGGACAGGATCCCTGTACCGAACATccctgagggaggggtggagagagaaggtggagagagagagagtgaggtagtgagtgaggtagtgagagagagagagagagagagagagagagagagagagagagagagagagagagagagagagagagagagagagcgagcatcaAAACTGTTGTTGAACCAGTGTGCGGCTTTTGCAGATAAGCACGGACAATATTTATCCAAACAGTTACCTACAAACCTTAAGTAAATTAggtgtaacaaataaattgattCACTGAGGCCTGTAAGGTATAAACAATGGGTATCGAGGTGGCCAACTTTTCCCAAACAGGGAAAACACTGGTCTAATATTTccatgcacaccaacacacaccacaagttCCTTAGAAAGTACGAGTAATTAACATCTTAGTGCTCGACAAAGGCGAAAGCTCGAGTCTCGAAGCGTAACAGTCAAACCGCTAACCCTTGCTAGCGAGACTCACGTTGTCATTAAAAACAAACCTCTCACCGCTAGctaccccccacctcctcaacccatccccacccacctcccaccctctccccctggcctcACCCTCAATGAGGTGGATGTCCCCCCTCCAGAGCTCCAGGGAGTGGAGCCAGTCGCGggcgtcctcccccagcctccgcAGGGTTCGTCTGGCGCTCTGCCTCCACTGCCTCCAGCTGCTCAGCTCCCTGGCCTGCTCCAGACGCTGGTCCCTGGGGGGGTGGGCACCGTCGGCACGGAGCATCGGTTAGTCCATTGCGTTCGTGAAAGTCAACAAACCCAATACGGTTCAGTTTGTCGGGCATAATCTTGATATCGGTCAGTCGTGACTCATAAGATCAAAGTCTTCCTTGTTTATAAATCAAAGATCAGGTATAATCTGTGTCtgccaaatacgtgattagatATATTAGATTCATTTTCATCTTTCATTTTCATTTGCAAAAAGTTAGAGCCGTAAATAGAGCAGTAAAAGGAGTTTGTACGGTACATGATGCCACAGGTTTGTGACTAACAGACAGGATACAGACGGGCTGGGTTTACACCTCTTTTTCTAAGCATGACTAAAAACAATGTCAATGAAGACTCTTGATTGTAAGTGTGTTTTGGTTCTACATATGGTGCTTAGCCAATGtgtctggagggtgggggggaatcTCTTCCTCACTTGTCTCTGCGTTTCTCTCCCATAGGCTTCGGCAGGTCTTTGACAGCTCTTTCAACTATCCCGCTTTTCTGTTTCTCCACCGCTCTGTCCACGGTGGTCGTCCCCCATCTCCCACTGTTGGTCGAGCCCAGCCTGTTTCTGGTGCTGCTCCTGCGCTTCGTACTGCTCGAATGTGACGGCTTCCTGCGGTACAGCAGAGACTGGTAGCTCGGCAGCTGGTCTAGCAAAGGGTTGCTGACTGGTCCCGTGCGGTCCGTGTAGAACACTGTTATTAAATAAACATGGTGGGAAACTgttggtggttgtggttgtctAAAATAGGACTCGATTGTCCAGAAAAATACCTGCATTCGTAGCGTTATTTGGGTTAGGGTATGAATGGGCATTATTCATTTTTTAATTAAATTTAAGTTGAAATAACATCAAAGTGATAGTCCAAAGCCCAAATATAACAAATGTATTCATATGTTGTTTGCTAACAAGCGAGATATGAAAAGGTGTCTGAAAACATGTTTGTagttataataatataataatagcCAGAAAGAATTTAGTATAGATAAACTGCTGTCAGACCGCACAGTTAAGCTAGCTGGCTACACTGTTGCTAACTACTTTAGTTAGCCTGAGGACAAGTACAGCAGTTGTCTATATTGTTAAAAGTCAGACAAATTTAGTTTGCATAGTTTACCTGAGTCTATCTCCATTTTTAGTGTTCTTCACGAACGTTTAGCGACCATCAAAGAAAGTTGTCCAACTTTGCTAGCCTGACAGCTCCCGTTTACTGTCTACGGAGTAGGAAAACAATGCCTATCCACTTCCTGAAATCCAGGGGGACTTGgctaaaaataaatataagaaaacaaaacaatatttactaactgtaggcctacataacaAATGCACATGTTATGTTGATATAAAACGGCATTATTGACGTTGTAAATAATGTTAATTGATCAGTTTAGTTTTTGCGAAATGCGCCTATTTAGCCTATACTCGACAAAACAGtaactgttttattttgtccTGATCCTCAAACACTAAAATTAATATATTAAACATGATTCAATAAAAACGTTTTTGAGGAGTATTTAGTATCAGTAAAAGCATTGGTATGGGTATAATCATCTGTGCTTCATACAGACCATGAGAACCCTAGGTTAATCATTAAGTCGCTTGAATAGGTTACATGTTGACATTCCCAGTGCAAAGTGGACATTATTCTGCTTTCACTATGTATTAATCTAAACGTTTAGCATTTCCTGGCAACATATTACTATTCCAATTAGGTTTCAACTCATGGGAGTCCTTATGTTTGTCTTTAGAGAGCCTTGGGATTTGCATGGTTTATTCAAAGGCAGTGAACTTTCAACCTTATGAATTTAGACCACAGTTCCGGGTACATCACCGCTGTCCACAGGTAGATATATCACTCTCAGTCTCTGTCTCCACCAGGCTGCATTTTAATACTGGAACACTGGAATAATTTGGGATTAGCTTGCATTTATTTAACTTGAAGAAGACTATCTATGTAAGTTGAAAAGCTAGCTTGTACATAACTTTTATCATGGTGTATTATTATGGTGACTTATTATTATGACACACTTTAATTATTATGGTAAAGTGTGTATACTTTGTATCACTTCATGGAAATTGAATAGTATAGTATTTGAGTAACCACATTATTTCAATGGAGCTTCATTTACTGATAGCATTGTGATCCATTTTGACTTGTTGGGACAGCAATGTTTGAACATCCACTCAGATTGTTTTCTCCAGATTGTTCTTTTGCTATTCAGATTTGTCTTTCCTGTACTGATACTCCTACTTCTGCCCCCGAGGAACCACAAATTGTCTGTCAGAAACCTTATCCGCAGTATTCATTAATAATGAATTACACGGAGGCATAGGAAAAGAGTTAAATTACAGGTTTCCCTTGGGTTATAGCTGTTTGAATGTACATGGATTAAAATGCAGTCTTATTATAAGTGGTGTGCTGAATACCATTCTTTGTCGATGTAAACAAGACCTTACCATGAAAGTATTAATGTTAGCCTAGGTATAGGATCTTTATTCTATACCAGAACTGCATCATTGAACAAGACAACTCGTTTGCTTTCTTTGTAATGGGAGATGTTTTATGACTCCCAGGTGTGTTTACCAAGAATAGGTGGACATCCAAGACTGTGGCGCACTAGAGAAGGAACGAGAGACCGAAGAAGGAGCATTAAAGAGGGGGAAAGCCTCTTTTGagtaagaggaggaagagaagtcCAAGATCGAAGATCTCATGTCACACTACAACGGGGGACATTTCAACCCTGCCTACCATGACAGCGAAACACTGGAGGTCGACAGGAGGTTTGACACTTTTATATTGTGACTTTGTGTCTATGTTATCTTTTATTATTTTACCTCCCCTATCTTGGACACAGATACATTTGCATTTTGTACGGGAGTCACCACTCAGTTCATACAAGTAAAATGCATCTTGCTGTCAATAGAAACCGGGGTGGGTTTGCGTGTGGATGGGGTGGGGGCAAGGTAATTTGAAGTTATTGTTGTCAAGGTTGGGGTGAATGGCAACGTGTTGACGGTGTGATTTATAGCCTGGCTTCCAATAATAGCTCCTCTAAAATACATAGAAACAATCAGAGCTACATGAAAGATAAAGTAAGTGACTGTTCTTTCCTCCCTATACTGTGCTGAGTATCGTTTGACGAACAGCTAAACTCTTCCCACAAACAATCCACCGGAGACGTGTTCCTCCAACATGGTTTATTGAAAGTGTAAGAAGGTAAAACTTGAGAGAATACATAACAATGTATCAGTGACatgttacaaaataaaaactgaAACTGTACGAGCTGGGCTACAGCACGGAGTGGAATGCTAATACGAGCTACATACTAACTAGTCTAGGTGAGCCAAGCGATATTAAGAAAAACCAAGCATTGTTTCTGAACAAAATGAACAAAAATGAATTTCTGAACATAAAACAATGTAACAAGGCGTGAAACACTTGCGGGAAACAACGTCACCACGCCACCCGCACCAGCAACAAACTCAAAACACAACAGTGACTAAAGTTAATAATGTACTGTTCAGTTTGTGGGACATGACTGCCAGAGTGGGTAAGGGTCAACAAGCTTTTAATAATAATTTTTCTGACTATGATACTTATATATAAGAATAATTATATATAAGTATATATAAGTATATCAACCAGCAACATGTGTTTGTCAActgtcctctcttccctcccctctctctcaactcTCTTCCTATCTGTAGCCCCTCCAGGAACAAACACCAGCACAGTAATCCCTACGCCCGAGAGGCCAATGCGGGCGGGCAGAGAGGTTGGCAGCAGCCAGAGGGCCGCCCGGCGGGCTACGACGACGCCCTGGAGAAGGTGCCCTGGGGGGGCTGGCAGGAGGGCAGCTGGAGGGGCAGGGACAGCATCCCCATGGGTCTCCTTTCGCCCCGACCAGAGAGCCCCAAGTGGCTGCAGCATGAGCTCAGTAAGTGGAGAGCCTGACCTCTCATGTGCTCATTAGAGGAGGTGGTTGGGATCCACAACTATGTCATGAGTACTGTTGTCTATGACCTGGAAAGCCCAATTGTTGTTTCAGTTGTTGAGGGGGGGTGGACTTAATTTGGATGGGATTCCACGCAGAAGGCGGGAAGTTCATATCCCACCGGTGACGCATGAAAAAACGGAGTTCAAGATATGCAGTATGCAGATTCAGATCTGCATACTAGTATTTATGTCATCGAGGGTCCATTGTGGTTTACAAGCACACTGCGTGTGTAACTCACTTCAGGAGCATTTTGTTGTAGTGCGTTGCTATGTGACGGCGTGTTCCTAATCCCTCCAGTTCTCTGTCTTGTTTCTCATGTTTAGACCACAGTACGTTCCAGATAGAACCTGCGGCTCAGTATGATCCTTCCCCTTCCGTACGACAGCTCTCTGCATTCACAGGTACCGTTTGAAGAACTTTCTAAACATTTACAAACGCTCAAGGGGTCCGTTTCTTTTCCGAGTTGTCACCGTTTTTAAACTCAGGAAACATTAAAGATACACTGTTACTGAAGTTAGCGTCCATCACACAGTTGTTATGATATGTCAGCAAACAGAGAAAGCTCCAAAACCCTAAACATTTGACTGTGACACGCATCACAGCAGTTTTTTCATGGTGTTGCTGTTATCAATAAGTAAACTATTCAGTGACCAGGAAGTATTTTTC contains:
- the LOC124483302 gene encoding transmembrane channel-like protein 7; the protein is MEIDSVFYTDRTGPVSNPLLDQLPSYQSLLYRRKPSHSSSTKRRSSTRNRLGSTNSGRWGTTTVDRAVEKQKSGIVERAVKDLPKPMGEKRRDKDQRLEQARELSSWRQWRQSARRTLRRLGEDARDWLHSLELWRGDIHLIEGMFGTGILSYFSFLRYLVLLNFVIFLLMFSFVMLPIIIAPHASGNATYNQADGSVCSVYPSSSRRGLVVFHQHITDLLSGGGFLEQTYLFYGYYRVDAIHFPGFSYNLPLAYLLVTIAYLFLSLIWIVKRSATGFKRNLVQDEDRFQSFCNKIFAGWDFCITNENAARLKRSSLLYELKTDLEEERIKQKIADRTRGQRCRIYLIRLILNLFVVAVLAACFYSIYRATVFSQTVQVTKVNFLLDLIYEYLPSIVITLANFITPLLFSFIINYEDYSPAFEIRFTLMRCVFMRLASIGVLLFSLWSQITTCKEQPCVCGYNHVLYSCWETRVGQEMYKLTIFDFIIIAAVTLFVEFPRKLMVNYCDCGLAKWWGQQEFAIPQNVLEIVYGQTICWIGAFYCPLLPAICIIKYFIIFYIKKVSLVNNCRPATRPFRASSSNFFFLAVLLIGLALACVPVAVSIAQISCSQACGPFVNYTTSWEALPRTVAQLPSQARSVLLALSSEASAVSLFVITCLAMFYVIALAGAHKRVINQLREQLEMEGRDKRFLIQKLCQAQRAQVRSQSRPRAPSHPDRHSPNYTLPSPTYPYNSGLFLVQPPPDSSTHV